From the genome of Halomonas sp. 1513, one region includes:
- a CDS encoding MBL fold hydrolase: protein MDDYPQIRHHGGAEGVTGSCHRLQLANDRALLVDCGLFQGQDADGDSAFAQHQVAFSVDDVLALLVTHVHIDHIGRLPYLLAAGYRGPILCSVPSARLLPLVIEDALRIGFTRDAQLIERFLAKVDEHLVALEYNTWHTLLDDDRHCIKVRLQRAGHILGSAYIEVDSLERASGKQQRTLFSGDLGAPYTPLLPAPKPPYGCDVLVLESTYGDRVHEQRRTRRGRLKAAIERALENGGTVIIPAFSIGRTQELLYELEGLTHAAKDSRWRELEIIIDSPLAARFNRLYRELKPYWDAEAHRLMGSGRHPLSFDNLTSVEGHDAHERTVAYLARSGRPAVVIAASGMASGGRVVEYLRQMLGDPRHAVLFVGYQAPGTLGNDIRRYGPGGGWVEIDGQRIDIRAHVESISGYSAHADQHDLLNFIRRMRKPPREIRLVHGDAAAKAALKAEIDAWAQQAGHRVEVIANPMIR, encoded by the coding sequence ATGGACGACTACCCTCAGATCCGCCATCACGGCGGTGCCGAAGGGGTCACCGGCAGCTGCCATCGGCTGCAACTGGCAAATGATCGCGCGCTGCTGGTCGACTGCGGCCTCTTCCAGGGCCAGGACGCCGACGGCGACAGCGCCTTCGCGCAGCATCAGGTGGCGTTCAGCGTCGACGACGTGCTGGCGCTGCTGGTCACCCACGTGCATATCGACCATATCGGCCGGCTGCCCTACCTGCTGGCGGCGGGCTACCGCGGGCCAATCCTCTGCTCGGTGCCCTCGGCGCGGCTGCTGCCGCTGGTGATCGAAGACGCCCTGCGCATTGGCTTCACCCGCGACGCCCAACTGATCGAGCGCTTTCTGGCCAAGGTGGACGAGCACCTGGTGGCGCTGGAGTACAACACCTGGCACACCCTGCTCGACGATGACCGGCACTGCATCAAGGTCCGCCTGCAGCGCGCCGGGCATATTCTCGGCTCCGCCTACATCGAGGTCGACAGCCTCGAACGTGCCAGCGGCAAGCAGCAGCGCACGCTGTTTTCCGGCGACCTCGGCGCGCCCTACACGCCGCTGCTGCCGGCCCCCAAGCCGCCCTACGGCTGCGACGTGCTGGTGCTCGAGTCGACCTACGGCGACCGGGTGCATGAACAGCGCCGCACGCGGCGAGGGCGCCTCAAGGCCGCCATCGAGAGGGCGCTGGAGAATGGCGGCACGGTGATCATCCCCGCCTTCAGCATCGGCCGCACCCAGGAGCTGCTCTACGAACTGGAGGGGCTGACCCACGCCGCCAAGGATAGCCGCTGGCGCGAGCTCGAGATCATCATCGATTCACCGTTGGCGGCACGCTTCAATCGTCTCTACCGCGAACTCAAACCCTACTGGGACGCCGAGGCCCATCGCCTGATGGGCAGCGGGCGTCACCCGCTGAGCTTCGACAACCTCACCAGCGTGGAGGGCCACGACGCCCATGAGCGCACGGTAGCCTATCTCGCCCGCAGCGGCCGGCCCGCGGTGGTGATCGCCGCCAGCGGCATGGCCAGCGGCGGGCGGGTGGTCGAGTATCTTCGCCAGATGCTCGGCGACCCGCGCCACGCCGTGCTGTTCGTCGGCTACCAGGCCCCCGGCACCCTGGGCAACGACATCCGTCGCTACGGCCCCGGCGGCGGCTGGGTCGAGATCGACGGCCAGCGCATCGATATTCGCGCCCACGTCGAGAGTATCAGTGGCTACTCGGCCCACGCCGACCAGCACGACCTGCTCAACTTCATCCGCCGCATGCGCAAGCCGCCCCGCGAAATCCGCCTGGTACACGGCGACGCCGCCGCCAAGGCGGCACTCAAGGCCGAAATCGACGCCTGGGCGCAGCAGGCAGGGCACCGCGTCGAGGTAATCGCCAACCCCATGATAAGATGA
- a CDS encoding hemolysin → MILLATIIVASLAVSFLCSVLEAALLSLTPSYIARLKEERPAAHAALAALKANIDRPLAAILTLNTIAHTAGATGVGAQVAVIFGETYIAVASAVMTLLILVLSEIIPKTLGATYWRQLAPFLPPLLRIMIVLLMPFIWLSERITRRLGKSEHDVDLRAEIKALSNIGLEERVLDQDESRTIINILNLHEMAVKDAMTPRTVCETVSPEMTVVEFDAQYGKAPYTRLPVMDQSEHAFGYVHRTDTYHAADTQTMGEIKRPIISIADTTSIEQVFSDMLRDHHHLRVVHDENGTWVGLITLEDIIETILGQDIVDETDDVHNLRQYAKQRWLKRLKHNASPR, encoded by the coding sequence ATGATTCTCCTGGCGACGATCATCGTTGCGTCACTTGCCGTATCGTTCTTGTGTTCCGTCCTCGAAGCCGCACTGCTTTCGCTCACGCCAAGCTACATTGCTCGGCTCAAGGAGGAGCGCCCTGCCGCTCACGCCGCACTGGCGGCGCTCAAGGCCAATATCGACCGGCCGCTGGCCGCCATCCTGACCCTCAACACCATCGCGCATACCGCCGGTGCCACCGGCGTTGGCGCCCAGGTGGCGGTGATCTTCGGCGAGACCTACATTGCCGTGGCCTCGGCGGTGATGACGCTGCTGATCCTGGTGCTCTCGGAGATCATCCCCAAGACCTTGGGTGCGACCTATTGGCGCCAGCTGGCACCCTTCCTGCCCCCGCTGCTGCGCATCATGATCGTGCTACTGATGCCGTTCATCTGGCTGTCGGAAAGGATCACCCGGCGGCTGGGAAAATCCGAGCACGACGTCGACCTGCGCGCCGAGATCAAGGCGCTGTCCAACATCGGCCTCGAGGAGCGCGTGCTTGACCAGGACGAGTCACGCACCATCATCAATATTCTCAACTTGCATGAGATGGCGGTGAAGGATGCCATGACGCCGCGTACGGTATGCGAAACGGTATCGCCGGAGATGACGGTGGTGGAGTTTGATGCGCAGTATGGCAAGGCGCCCTATACCCGACTCCCGGTCATGGACCAGAGCGAACACGCCTTCGGCTATGTGCATCGTACCGATACCTACCATGCCGCAGATACGCAGACCATGGGCGAGATCAAGCGGCCCATCATAAGCATTGCCGACACCACCAGCATCGAGCAGGTGTTTTCCGATATGCTGCGCGATCACCACCACCTGCGCGTGGTGCACGACGAGAACGGCACCTGGGTAGGGTTGATCACGCTGGAAGACATCATCGAAACCATACTCGGCCAGGACATCGTCGATGAAACCGATGACGTGCACAATCTGCGTCAGTACGCCAAACAGCGCTGGTTAAAGCGCCTGAAACACAATGCATCGCCGCGCTGA
- a CDS encoding phosphatidylglycerophosphatase A encodes MLEGILIAVGTGFGLGTLPLAPGTFGSLLGLPLAWWLLRYPLAIQATLAALLVAVAIPLCHYAALAVGGGDPAQIVADEYLLFPLAVLGLQAARNPWVMASAFLLFRLFDILKPPPIHLVEGWPGGLGIVADDALAALCTWLVMAGLLQLRRQQLKRTQQ; translated from the coding sequence GTGCTGGAAGGCATACTCATCGCGGTGGGAACCGGTTTTGGCCTGGGGACTCTGCCACTCGCACCGGGGACGTTTGGCAGCCTGCTGGGGCTGCCACTGGCCTGGTGGCTGCTGCGCTATCCGCTGGCGATTCAGGCAACCCTTGCTGCCCTGCTTGTCGCAGTAGCCATCCCGCTTTGCCACTATGCGGCGCTGGCGGTTGGCGGCGGTGACCCGGCGCAGATCGTTGCCGATGAGTACCTGCTGTTCCCACTTGCGGTGCTCGGCCTGCAGGCCGCGCGTAACCCCTGGGTGATGGCCTCTGCGTTCCTGTTATTCCGCCTCTTCGATATTCTCAAACCACCACCGATACACCTGGTGGAAGGCTGGCCCGGCGGCCTGGGGATCGTGGCCGACGATGCGCTGGCAGCACTCTGCACCTGGCTGGTGATGGCGGGTTTGTTGCAGCTTCGCCGGCAGCAGTTGAAGCGCACTCAGCAGTAA